Within the Streptomyces sp. YIM 121038 genome, the region GGCGCGCCTGCCCTATCCGCAGGACTACCGCTGCCCCTTCGGCATCGGCGGCCCCCGCGGCGCCGAACTCGCGGCCCGCTGGACCGAGAGCGTCCTGGACGACTCCAAGTCCGGCGTCCCCGCCCCCGCAGGCATGATCGTCGAACCCGTGCAGGGGGAGGGCGGCGTGCTCCCCGCCCCCGACGCCTGGATGCGCCGGATGCGCGACATCACGGCGGCACGGGGCATTCCGCTCATCGCGGACGAAGTGCAGACCGGCGTCGGGAGAACCGGTGCCTTCTGGGCCGTCGAACACAGCGGCGTCACGCCCGACGTCCTCGTCCTCTCCAAAGCGATCGGTGGCAGCCTGCCCCTCGCCGTCGTCGTCTACCGCGACGACCTCGACGTCTGGCCGCCCGGTGCCCACGCGGGCACCTTCCGGGGCAACCAGCTCGCCATGGCCGCGGGCGCGGCGACCCTGGCCCACGTCCGCGAGAACCGCCTCGCCGAGCGCGCCGCCGACCTCGGCACCCGCATGCTCGCGGGGCTGCGCTCCCTGGCCCATGAGCACTCCTGCATCGGCGACGTGCGCGGCCGCGGACTCATGCTCGGCATGGAACTGGTCGACCCGAGCGGTCGTCAACCAGCCCTGAACGAACGCGATTTCGGCCGGGCCAGAAGCACGTCCCGATACGACGACCCGCCTCCCGCGGCGGCCGACGGGCGCCCCGGAACCGCCCCCGAATCCGCCGCGCACGGCCCCCACCCCGGCTCCGCGCGCACCCTCCCCGCCGCCCGCCAAGGGGATGCCCGCACCGAAGGGCCCGGCTCCGCAGGTGCCCACCCTCATCCGCCTCAGTACGACTTGGCCGCGTCGGGGGAACACGCCGATCCCCATCAGCGCCCGAGCGACACCGCGCACGACCTTCCGGAATCCCGTCCTCACCCACCGGCCCCCGAACTCGCCGCCGCCGTGCAGCGCGAGTGTCTGCGCCGCGGACTCATCGTCGAACTCGGCGGCCGTCACTCCAGTGTCGTACGCCTCCTGCCTCCCCTCACCATCACCGACGAACAGGCGACCGCCGTCCTCGATCGCCTCGCCGACGCGCTCGCCACGGCGACACGAACCCAGCACAGGTAGCCACCGCCTCCCTCGCCCCACTGTCCGCTGCCTCCCTTCTCCGTTGACCACGACGGAACCGGACTGCTCCGTGGCAGCCGACCGCACCCCGTGTCCCACCCCTCGTCCCAGCCCAGCCCCTGCCCGTCGCCACACGGAGCCCGACACCACGCAAGGAAGCCCCTTGAACGCCACCCCCGCACCCGACGGCCGTCCCCAACCGCATCCCTCAGGCGCCTGCGGCACGCAATCCCCGCTGGCTGCGGAGTCCGGCACAGTCCCCCAGCAGAAGGGCAGGACCCACGAGCCCAAGCGCCTGCCGCACACCACGGCAGACCTCCTCGACCACCCCGACCCGCAGATCGCCGCCCAGGCCGCCGCCGTCGAGAACCTGCTGCGCTGCTGGGTGCGGGAGAACGCCATCCCCGCGCCCGACCACGGCTCCCTCCGCATCCCCCTCCGCGCCAGCGCCACCGCCCTGCTGGTCCCCGTCGACTACTGGTCCCCGACCGGCTGGCACCGCTTCGGCCTCCCCTATCTGGAGGACGGCCCCGACTCCGCGCCCCCGGTCGACGCGGTCACGGTCGCCGCACTGCTGAGCCGCGAGAACGCCTCCACGGAGGGAGGCGGCACACCCGGACCCGAGACCTCCGGCGCCTCACGTGCCTCCGGCGCCTCACGTGCCTCCGGCGCCTCCCGTGCCTCCCGTGCTGAGCACACCGCCCCCTTGCCCGACCAGGAACAGGCGGAAGCGGAACCGGAGCTGGGTGAACCGACCACGTCGACCCCGGCGCCATCGGCTCCCCAGCCACCTGAGCCTCAGTCGCCTGAGCACCAGTCACCTGAGACCACCACGGCGGAGGCAAGGGCCTCTGAGGTCGCAGCGCAGGGGGCCAAGAAGGCTGAGGAAGCCCCGTCCGAAGCCGAGGCACCTGAGACCAAGGCGACCGACACGGCCACCACGCCGGAGACCAAGGCGTCCGAGGCCGCCGTGCCGACCCCGGGCGCCACGGACCAGCCGCCCAGCCCCCACATGCCCACCCGGCAGCCCCCGACAGGCCTTCCGGTACCGGACGCCGCCGGACCAGGCCCCGCCCGAGCACTCTCCGGATCGGCCTCAGCCGCGGGCGGACCCGCGATGCCCGACGCGCCGAGGACCTCCACGCCCGCACCCCAGGACTCCGCTGACGGCGCCGACCTCGTCGCCCGCGTCGCCGACTCCGTCCGCCGTACCGCCGACTTCCTCGCCGACCGCAGGGACAACCTGGACGACACCCCTGACCTCTTCCTCGCCGCCGAACAATCCCTCCTTCTCGGTCACCCCCTGCATCCGACCCCGAAGAGCCGCGAGGGTCTCTCCCGCACCGAATCCCGGCTCTACTCACCTGAGCTGCGCGGCTCCTTCCCCCTGCACTGGCTGGCGGTCGATCACTCCGTCCTGGCCATGGCCTCGGCCTGGACCGAGAGAGGCCGCACCGTCCCGGCCGAGCAGCTCACCGCCCGCCTGGCCGGGCCCGGCCTGACCCCGCCGGACGGCCACGCCCTGCTCCCCGTACACCCGTGGCAGATGCGGGAACTCAAGCACCGTCCCGAAGCCGCCGACCTCCTGGCCGCCGGGCTCCTCAAGGACTGCGGCCCGCACGGCACTCCCTGGTCGCCCACCTCCTCCGTACGCACCCTCTACCGCTCCGGCGCCCCGGCCATGCTGAAGCTGTCACTGGGCCTGCGCATCACCAACTCCCGTCGCGAGAACCTCCACAAGGAACTCCACCGCGGCGTCGAGGTCCACCGCCTGCTGCGCAGCGGTCTCGGCGAACAGTGGCAGGCCGCCCACCCCGGCTTCGACGTGATCCGCGACCCCGCCTGGCTCGCCGTCACCGGGGCCGACGGCAACCCCGTCGCCGGGCTCGACGTCATGATCCGGCACAACCCCTTCGGCCCCACCGACGACGCCACCTGCATCGCAGGCCTCGTCTCAGCTCGGCCGACGGGTCAGGGCGGGGAGCAGGACCGTCCGCCGATGCGCTCCCGGCTCGCCGAGATCATCACCCGTCTCGCCGGGCGCACCGGCCGACCGCGCGGAGCCGTCGCCGCCGAGTGGTTCCTGCGGTACCTCGAAAGCGTCGTCCGCCCCGTGCTGTGGCTGGACAGCGAGGCAGGAGTCGCCCTGGAAGCCCACCAGCAGAACACGGTGCTGCTGCTCGACCCCGATGGCTGGCCCAAGGGCGGGCGCTACCGGGACAACCAGGGCTACTACTTCCGCGAGTCCCGCCGCCCCGAGCTGGAGAAGCGGCTTCCCGGCATCGGGCAGCACAGCGACACCTTCGTCTCCGACGACGTGACCGACGAACGCTTCGCCTACTACCTCGGCATCAACAACGTCCTCGGTCTGATCGGCGCCCTCGGATCCCAACGCCTGGCCGACGAACGGCTGTTGCTGGCCGCCTTCCGCCGCTTCCTCACCGATGTGGCCTCAGGGCCCGGCCGACTGCGCACGCCCCTGCCCGCCCGGCTGCTCGACTCACCCACGCTGCGCTGCAAAGCCAACCTGCTGACCCGGCTGCACGGCCTCGACGAACTGGTCGGGCCCGTCGACACCCAATCCGTCTACGTCACCATCGCCAACCCCCTCCACCTGTGAACCCTCCACCTCGCCTGCCGCCCGGCCCCATGCCCGCCATGACCCACCCCTGAGGACCACGCCCGGCCCCACTGAACCCGCCCCCTGCCGAGAGGAGCGACGTCGTGTCTCCCACCGACGCGAGCACCGACGCCGGAACCGAGCCCGTCACCGCGGGCGCGACGGACTTCGAAGAGACCCTCGACCCGCGGCAGCCCGACGAACTCGGCCCGCCGCCTCCCCCCAGCGACGGGCGACCGGCCCGCGCGGCAGCCGACCTCCGCGGCGACGCGCACCCGACGGCAGGCGGGGCGGCCACCCCGACACCGGAGGACCTCCTCGACCACATCGCGGCCTGGGGCCCGGCGGCCACCGATGTCGGCGCCTTCCACCTCGTCCCCGTACGCCCCGAACACGACCTGACGCTCATCAGCCGGTGGATGAACGACCCAGCCGTCGCCGCGTTCTGGGAGCTCGCCGGGCCCCCCTCCGTCACGGACGCCCACCTGCGGGCCCAGTGCGACGGAGACGGGCGCAGCGTCCCGTGCCTCGGTGTCCTCGCAGGCACCCCCATGAGTTATTGGGAGATCTACCGTGCCGATCTCGATCCGCTGGCGCGCCACTACCCAGCCCGCCCCCACGACACCGGAATTCACCTCCTGATCGGCGGTGCCGCCGACCGCGGCCGAGGGCTCGGCAGCACCTTGCTCAGGGCCGTCGCCGATCTCGTACTCGACCACCGCCCCTCCTGCGCACGTGTCGTAGCTGAACCGGACCTGCGCAACACCCCCTCCGTCTCTGCCTTCCTCGGCGCCGGCTTCCGCTTCGCTGACGAGGTCGACCTCCCCGACAAGCGGGCCGCGCTCATGATCCGTGACCGGGCCCTGCGCGACCTGCTCTGACCCGCTCAGCACGACCTGCTCACTTCTCGTACACCGCCCGACCCGATCCGGTTCCCTCCCAGAGGAGTCCCCGTGCCGAATCCCTCAGAGCCGCACGAACCCCATGAATCCACCGCGCTCTACGACCCGCCGGAGCTGACACCCGACCGCTGGGAGCAGGCAGGCCGACGCCTGCTCGCCAAGATCATCAGTGAGTTCGCGTACGAGGAGATCATCGAGCCCGCCCCCGCGGACGGGGGCTCGGGCGCGTACTGCTTCCACCTCGACGAACCCTCCACGGACGAGCAGCCCCGCCCCCTTCTCACCTTCCGCGCCCGGCGCGGGGCGTACGGCAGCTGGCGGGTGGACCCGGCCAGCCTGGCCCTCGCCGAAGGAGCCGACGGCCCCCAGGCGCTGACCGACCCGCTGCGGTTCCTGACCGCAGCGCGCCGCACGCTCGGCCTGGACGGCGCCACGCTCGGCCACCTCATCCGCGAACTGACCGTCACCCTCAGCGCCGACACCCGGCTCGACCACGGAGCGCTGAGCGCGGCCCAGCTGGCCGACCTCGGATACGCGGAACTCGAAGGGCACCAGACCGGCCACCCCTGGCTCGTCCTCAACAAGGGCCGCATCGGTTTCTCCGCGACCGACGCACGGCACTGGGCCCCCGAGGCCTGCACCAGCACGACGATCCCCTGGATCGCGGTCCACACCAGCCTCGCCCGCTACCGCGGCGTGACCGGGCTGGCCACCTCCGACAAGCTCTACGCCCGCGAACTCGCCCCCGGCACGCAGGAGTCCTACGCCGCCCTGCTCCGCGCGCGTGGACTCGATCCGGAGGAGTACCTCTATCTGCCGGTGCACCCGTGGCAGTGGGACGACGTCGTGCTGCCCCTCTTCGCACCGTCCGTCGCCTCCGGGAAGGTCGTCCCCCTGCCGACCGACGGCGACCTGCGCCTGCCCCAACAGTCCATCCGCACATTCCTGAACACCACGCGCCCCGACCGGCACACCATCAAATTGCCGCTGTCGGTCCTCAACACCCTCGTCTGGCGCGGCCTGCCCACGGAGCGCACCCTCGCCGCCCCGGCCGTCACCTCCTGGGTGCACGCATTGCGTGATGGCGACACGTTCCTGCGCGACGAGTGCCGCGTCATCCTCCTCGGAGAGGTCGCCTCCGTAGCCGTCGAGCACCCCGTATACGACTCGTTGCCGGAAGTTCCCTATCAATACAAGGAACTGCTGGGCGCCATCTGGCGCGAGCCCCTCACGCGCTACCTCGCGCCGGGGGAGCGCGCCCGCACCCTCGCCTGTCTGCTGCACACCGACCCACAGGGGCGTGCCCTCGTCGCCGAGCTCGTCGAACGCTCCGGTCTGACGCCGACCGTCTGGCTGAGCCATCTGTTCACGGCGCTCCTGCCGCCCCTGCTGCAGTTCCTCTACCGGTACGGCACGGTGTTCTCGCCCCACGGTGAGAACACCATCGTCGTTTTCGACGACAGTGACGTCCCCGTACGGCTCGCGGTCAAGGACTTCGTGGACGACGTGAACGTGAGCGCCAAGCGGGTGCCGGAACACGACTCCATGCCGCCCGCCGTGCGCGACATCCTGCTCACCGAGCCCCCCGCCTTCCTCACCCAGTTCATCCACGCCGGGCTCTTCGTCGGGGTCTTCCGCTACCTGGCGCCGCTGTGCGAGGAACAGCTGGGCGTCACCGAATCCGACTTCTGGGCCCTCGTCCGTGCCGAGATCCTGCGCCACCAGGCCCGCGCTCCCGAGCTCAAGGAGCGCTACGAGATGTTCGACCTGCTCACTCCCCGTATCGACCGGCTGTGCCTGAACCGCAACCGGCTCCACCTCGACGGCTACCGCGACCGCTCCGAGCGCCCGCACGCCGCCGTTCACGGGACCGTGCCGAACCCGCTCCATCAGCCTTGAGGACGGCGTTGTCAGTGGGGCACCGTAGGGTGGTCGGGCTATGACGAAGCCCTCACTCCCCGAGCTCCTGCACGCCGCCGTCGCCGCTGTCGGAGGCACGGAGCGCCCTGGCCAGGTGACCATGGCCGAGACCGTCGCCGAGGCGATCGACGACGGTTCCCACGTGCTGGTCCAGGCCGGCACAGGCACCGGCAAGTCCCTCGGCTATCTGGTGCCCGCGCTGGCCCACGGGGAGCGGGTCGTCGTAGCGACGGCCACCCTGGCGCTGCAGCGCCAGCTCGTGGAGCGGGACCTGCCGCGGACGGTGGACGCCCTGCACCCGCTGCTGCGCCGCCGCCCCCAGTTCGCCATGCTCAAGGGCCGGTCGAACTATCTGTGTCTGCACCGCCTCCACGAAGGCGTGCCCCAGGAGGAGGAAGAGGGGCTCTTCGACCAGTTCGAGGCGGCGGCCCCCACCAGCAAGCTCGGCCGGGACCTGCTGCGCCTGCGGGACTGGGCGGACGAGACCGAGAGCGGTGACCGCGACGACCTGACCCCCGGGGTCTCCGACCGGGCCTGGGCCCAGGTGTCCGTCTCCTCCCGGGAGTGCCTGGGCGCCTCCCGCTGCGCGTACGGCCAGGAGTGCTTCGCCGAGGCGGCCCGCGAGCGCGCCAAGCTCGCCGAGGTCGTGGTCACCAACCACGCCCTCCTCGCCATCGACGCGATCGAGGGCGCCCCGGTCCTCCCGCAGCACGAAGTGCTGATCGTGGACGAGGCACACGAGCTGGTCTCCCGGGTGACCGGCGTCGCCACGGGCGAGCTCACTCCGGGGCAGGTCAACCGCGCGGTGCGCCGCGCGGCCAAGCTGGTCGACGAGAAGGTCGCGGACCAGCTCCAGACGGCCGCCGAGGGCTTCGAGCGGCTGATGGAGCTGGCGCTGCCCGGCCGCCTGGAGGAGATCCCGGAGGACCTCGCGTACGCGCTGATGGCCCTGCGGGACGCCGCCCGCACGGTCGTCACCGCGCTCGGCACCACCCGCGACAAGTCGGTCCAGGACGAGGACGCCGTCCGCAAGCAGGCCCTGGCCTCCGTGGAGACCATCCACGACGTGGCCGAGCGCATCACGACCGGCTCCGAGTACGACGTCGTCTGGTACGAGCGCCACGACCGCTTCGGCGCCTCCCTGCGCGTGGCCCCCATGTCGGTGTCGGGCCTCCTCCGGGAGAAGCTCTTCACCGACCGCTCGGTGATCCTCACGTCCGCCACGCTCAAGCTCGGCGGCGATTTCAACGGGGTGGGGGCGTCCCTGGGCCTGGCCCCCGAGGGCACGCGCGCCGAGGACACCCCGGTGTGGAAGGGCGTGGACGTCGGCTCGCCCTTCGAGTACCGCAAGCAGGGCATCCTGTACGTCGCCCAGCACCTGGCCCGCCCGGGACGCGACGGCACGCGCGAGGACATGCTGGATGAGCTCGCCGAGCTGATCGAGGCCGCGGGCGGGCGCACGCTCGGCCTGTTCTCCTCGATGCGCGCGGCACAGTCGGCGGCCGAGGAGCTGCGCGGGCGCCTCGACGTGCCGATCCTGCTCCAGGGGGAGGAGACCCTGGGCGAGTTGATCAAGAACTTCGCGGCTGACGAGCAGACCTGCCTCTTCGGCACGCTCTCGCTGTGGCAGGGCGTCGACGTGCCGGGCACCAGCTGTCAGCTGGTCGTCATGGACAAGATCCCGTTCCCGCGCCCGGACGACCCGTTGATGAGCGCCCGCCAGAAGGCGGTGGACGAGGCGGGCGGCAATGGCTTCATGGCGGTCGCGGCGACGCATGCCGCTCTGCTGATGGCGCAGGGCGCCGGCCGTCTCGTACGGGCGTCGGGGGACCGCGGTGTGGTCGCGATCCTGGACCCGCGCCTCGCCACGGCCCGGTACGGCAGCTATCTGCGGGCATCGCTTCCCGACTTCTGGTACACCACGGACCGCAATCAGGCGCGCCGCTCACTGGCGGCGATCG harbors:
- a CDS encoding IucA/IucC family protein is translated as MNATPAPDGRPQPHPSGACGTQSPLAAESGTVPQQKGRTHEPKRLPHTTADLLDHPDPQIAAQAAAVENLLRCWVRENAIPAPDHGSLRIPLRASATALLVPVDYWSPTGWHRFGLPYLEDGPDSAPPVDAVTVAALLSRENASTEGGGTPGPETSGASRASGASRASGASRASRAEHTAPLPDQEQAEAEPELGEPTTSTPAPSAPQPPEPQSPEHQSPETTTAEARASEVAAQGAKKAEEAPSEAEAPETKATDTATTPETKASEAAVPTPGATDQPPSPHMPTRQPPTGLPVPDAAGPGPARALSGSASAAGGPAMPDAPRTSTPAPQDSADGADLVARVADSVRRTADFLADRRDNLDDTPDLFLAAEQSLLLGHPLHPTPKSREGLSRTESRLYSPELRGSFPLHWLAVDHSVLAMASAWTERGRTVPAEQLTARLAGPGLTPPDGHALLPVHPWQMRELKHRPEAADLLAAGLLKDCGPHGTPWSPTSSVRTLYRSGAPAMLKLSLGLRITNSRRENLHKELHRGVEVHRLLRSGLGEQWQAAHPGFDVIRDPAWLAVTGADGNPVAGLDVMIRHNPFGPTDDATCIAGLVSARPTGQGGEQDRPPMRSRLAEIITRLAGRTGRPRGAVAAEWFLRYLESVVRPVLWLDSEAGVALEAHQQNTVLLLDPDGWPKGGRYRDNQGYYFRESRRPELEKRLPGIGQHSDTFVSDDVTDERFAYYLGINNVLGLIGALGSQRLADERLLLAAFRRFLTDVASGPGRLRTPLPARLLDSPTLRCKANLLTRLHGLDELVGPVDTQSVYVTIANPLHL
- a CDS encoding ATP-dependent DNA helicase; protein product: MTKPSLPELLHAAVAAVGGTERPGQVTMAETVAEAIDDGSHVLVQAGTGTGKSLGYLVPALAHGERVVVATATLALQRQLVERDLPRTVDALHPLLRRRPQFAMLKGRSNYLCLHRLHEGVPQEEEEGLFDQFEAAAPTSKLGRDLLRLRDWADETESGDRDDLTPGVSDRAWAQVSVSSRECLGASRCAYGQECFAEAARERAKLAEVVVTNHALLAIDAIEGAPVLPQHEVLIVDEAHELVSRVTGVATGELTPGQVNRAVRRAAKLVDEKVADQLQTAAEGFERLMELALPGRLEEIPEDLAYALMALRDAARTVVTALGTTRDKSVQDEDAVRKQALASVETIHDVAERITTGSEYDVVWYERHDRFGASLRVAPMSVSGLLREKLFTDRSVILTSATLKLGGDFNGVGASLGLAPEGTRAEDTPVWKGVDVGSPFEYRKQGILYVAQHLARPGRDGTREDMLDELAELIEAAGGRTLGLFSSMRAAQSAAEELRGRLDVPILLQGEETLGELIKNFAADEQTCLFGTLSLWQGVDVPGTSCQLVVMDKIPFPRPDDPLMSARQKAVDEAGGNGFMAVAATHAALLMAQGAGRLVRASGDRGVVAILDPRLATARYGSYLRASLPDFWYTTDRNQARRSLAAIDAVAKEKGAAAGEKSE
- a CDS encoding GNAT family N-acetyltransferase, whose amino-acid sequence is MSPTDASTDAGTEPVTAGATDFEETLDPRQPDELGPPPPPSDGRPARAAADLRGDAHPTAGGAATPTPEDLLDHIAAWGPAATDVGAFHLVPVRPEHDLTLISRWMNDPAVAAFWELAGPPSVTDAHLRAQCDGDGRSVPCLGVLAGTPMSYWEIYRADLDPLARHYPARPHDTGIHLLIGGAADRGRGLGSTLLRAVADLVLDHRPSCARVVAEPDLRNTPSVSAFLGAGFRFADEVDLPDKRAALMIRDRALRDLL
- a CDS encoding diaminobutyrate--2-oxoglutarate transaminase family protein, which codes for MVSAAHEGILRRQSARESAARTYARALPIVPVRARGMTIEGADGQRYLDCLSGAGTLALGHNHPVVLEAIRAVLDSGAPLHVLDLATPVKDAFTTELFRTLPRGFAERARVQFCGPAGTDAVEAALKLVRAATGREGLLAFTGAYHGMTAGALEASGGARDVRVARLPYPQDYRCPFGIGGPRGAELAARWTESVLDDSKSGVPAPAGMIVEPVQGEGGVLPAPDAWMRRMRDITAARGIPLIADEVQTGVGRTGAFWAVEHSGVTPDVLVLSKAIGGSLPLAVVVYRDDLDVWPPGAHAGTFRGNQLAMAAGAATLAHVRENRLAERAADLGTRMLAGLRSLAHEHSCIGDVRGRGLMLGMELVDPSGRQPALNERDFGRARSTSRYDDPPPAAADGRPGTAPESAAHGPHPGSARTLPAARQGDARTEGPGSAGAHPHPPQYDLAASGEHADPHQRPSDTAHDLPESRPHPPAPELAAAVQRECLRRGLIVELGGRHSSVVRLLPPLTITDEQATAVLDRLADALATATRTQHR
- a CDS encoding IucA/IucC family siderophore biosynthesis protein produces the protein MPNPSEPHEPHESTALYDPPELTPDRWEQAGRRLLAKIISEFAYEEIIEPAPADGGSGAYCFHLDEPSTDEQPRPLLTFRARRGAYGSWRVDPASLALAEGADGPQALTDPLRFLTAARRTLGLDGATLGHLIRELTVTLSADTRLDHGALSAAQLADLGYAELEGHQTGHPWLVLNKGRIGFSATDARHWAPEACTSTTIPWIAVHTSLARYRGVTGLATSDKLYARELAPGTQESYAALLRARGLDPEEYLYLPVHPWQWDDVVLPLFAPSVASGKVVPLPTDGDLRLPQQSIRTFLNTTRPDRHTIKLPLSVLNTLVWRGLPTERTLAAPAVTSWVHALRDGDTFLRDECRVILLGEVASVAVEHPVYDSLPEVPYQYKELLGAIWREPLTRYLAPGERARTLACLLHTDPQGRALVAELVERSGLTPTVWLSHLFTALLPPLLQFLYRYGTVFSPHGENTIVVFDDSDVPVRLAVKDFVDDVNVSAKRVPEHDSMPPAVRDILLTEPPAFLTQFIHAGLFVGVFRYLAPLCEEQLGVTESDFWALVRAEILRHQARAPELKERYEMFDLLTPRIDRLCLNRNRLHLDGYRDRSERPHAAVHGTVPNPLHQP